The sequence AGCGTGGCCAGCGCGTTGAGCTGGTTGTGCTCGCCCATCAACGGCCAGCGCAGCCGGCCCTGCGATACGCCGTCGAGCAACACTTCGAAGCCGTCGTCGTAACGCTCGCCGATCTGCCAGCCGGCCGTGCCGCCGAAGCGCTCGACCGGCGTCCAGCAGCCGCGTGCCAGCACGCGGTCGAGACTGGCCTCGCGGCCGTTGGCGACGATCAGGCCCTGGCCCGGCACGCTGCGCACCAGGTGGTGGAACTGGGTTTCGATGGCGGCCAGGTCGGCGAAGATGTCGGCATGGTCGAATTCGAGGTTGTTGAGGATCGCGGTGCGCGGCCGGTAGTGGACGAACTTGGAGCGCTTGTCGAAGAAGGCGGTGTCGTACTCGTCGGCCTCGATCACGAAGAACGGCGAGCGCCCGCCGGGCTCCTGCCTCGGCGCGCCCGGCAGCCGCGCCGAGATGCCGAAGTTCTCCGGCACGCCGCCGACCAGGAAGCCCGGGGCGAGGCCGGCGTAGTCGAGGATCCAGGCCAGCATCGAGGTGGTGGTGGTCTTGCCGTGGGTGCCGGCCACCGCCAGCACCCAGCTGTGGATATCTCCATCATGCAGCACGTGCTCGGCCAGCCACTGCGGCCCCGATACATAGGGCAAACCCGCATCCATGATGGCTTCCATCAGTGGATTGCCGCGCGACACGACATTGCCGATGACATAAATATCGGCGCCCAGCTTGAGTTGGCCGGCGTCGTAGCCTTCAATGAGCTGGATGCCCGACGCCTCGAGCTGGGTGCTCATCGGCGGGTAGACGTTGGCGTCGCAGCCGGTCACCGTATGGCCCGCCGCGCGCGCGAGCTGGGCGATGCCGCCCATGAAGGTGCCGCAGATACCGAGGATGTGGATGTGCATGAAGGATTCTTTTGGACTGCGACGCTGCGCTGCACCGCCGGCTGCGGCGGGCTGGACAGGTCTGGTAAGATAAGTGGTTGACGATAAACGATCGAGTGCTCGATGCCCCCTACGCCTTCGCCCACGTTGACGCCGTCGGACATTGCCCGAATCGCGCTGAAGCGGCTTGCCGAGCTCGGTTTGCCGCCCACGCCCGAGAATTACACGAAATTCTACAACGCCATCGCCGCGATCAAGTCGCCGACCGACAAGACCGAGGAGGAGTTGAAGAGCGCCTACCAGGTGCTGTTCCGTGTGTCCGACGTGCTCGACGGCATGACCGAGACCTCCGAGGCCCTGCTCGAGGACCTGGTGCGCGGCGGCGAAGTGATGACTGACTCGCTCGACACGCTGCGCTCGGGCGTCGACCAGGCCACCATGGAAACGGTGCTGAGCAGCCTGATCGAATCGACCGGCTCGGTGCAGCAGACCGTCAGCGCCTCGCAGCGCGACCTGCAGGAACTCAAGGCGGTGATGGACAAGATCCAGTCCGACCTCGCCATCAACCGCAAGACGCTCGAGCAGGACCCGCTGACCGGCGCGCTGAACCGCCAGGGCCTCGAACACGTGCTGGCCAAGGAAGTGAAGCGCGCGCGCCGCGCCGCGCATCCGCTCACGGTGGCCATCATCGACCTCGACGAATTCAAGCTGGTCAACGACCGCCACGGCCACCTGGTCGGC is a genomic window of Chitinimonas koreensis containing:
- a CDS encoding GGDEF domain-containing protein; translated protein: MPPTPENYTKFYNAIAAIKSPTDKTEEELKSAYQVLFRVSDVLDGMTETSEALLEDLVRGGEVMTDSLDTLRSGVDQATMETVLSSLIESTGSVQQTVSASQRDLQELKAVMDKIQSDLAINRKTLEQDPLTGALNRQGLEHVLAKEVKRARRAAHPLTVAIIDLDEFKLVNDRHGHLVGDKVLMHFSSITKAVLRESDTLVRYGGEEFLLLLPETDINGARYLIDRLRQVNARTPFFHHSHHVDVRFSTGAAQLKSEENGHAMLIRADEAMYRAKNSGRDQVVLAD
- the mpl gene encoding UDP-N-acetylmuramate:L-alanyl-gamma-D-glutamyl-meso-diaminopimelate ligase, translating into MHIHILGICGTFMGGIAQLARAAGHTVTGCDANVYPPMSTQLEASGIQLIEGYDAGQLKLGADIYVIGNVVSRGNPLMEAIMDAGLPYVSGPQWLAEHVLHDGDIHSWVLAVAGTHGKTTTTSMLAWILDYAGLAPGFLVGGVPENFGISARLPGAPRQEPGGRSPFFVIEADEYDTAFFDKRSKFVHYRPRTAILNNLEFDHADIFADLAAIETQFHHLVRSVPGQGLIVANGREASLDRVLARGCWTPVERFGGTAGWQIGERYDDGFEVLLDGVSQGRLRWPLMGEHNQLNALATLAAARHVGVPAEVGIAALGEFRNVKRRMEVRGTAGGVTVYDDFAHHPTAIATTVAGLRAKVGAGARILAVLEPRSNTMKLGTMKDALPGSLADADRVFCYGAKLGWDPAEALAPLGARAQTFDALEPLVQAVAAAAQPGDQVLVMSNGGFGGVHQKLLDALAGR